In Psychrobacter immobilis, a single genomic region encodes these proteins:
- a CDS encoding sulfurtransferase TusA family protein translates to MSADRQSTTVYFPYSINLSADLSDTEQQDISNLLDLLPAHTVTTDHEANETQPVHVQRFVDGRGLACPMPLLKTKVALRDVTAGGSLYVVATDANSQADITAFCQQNQQTNAASQLRLIVSSMTDQPSADSLSAQRFDTIYHFIITKTDSN, encoded by the coding sequence ATGTCTGCTGATCGTCAGTCAACCACCGTATATTTTCCTTATTCTATAAACTTATCAGCAGATTTGTCTGATACTGAGCAGCAAGACATCAGCAACCTGTTAGACTTGTTACCAGCGCATACTGTCACTACAGATCATGAGGCGAATGAAACGCAGCCTGTTCATGTTCAACGTTTCGTTGATGGTCGCGGACTTGCTTGTCCAATGCCGCTGTTAAAAACCAAAGTGGCACTACGTGACGTCACAGCTGGCGGTTCATTATACGTGGTCGCAACTGATGCCAACTCACAGGCTGATATCACCGCTTTTTGTCAACAAAACCAGCAAACAAATGCCGCAAGTCAACTGCGATTAATCGTTAGTAGCATGACGGATCAGCCATCAGCGGATAGCTTATCAGCACAGCGTTTCGATACAATATATCACTTCATCATTACTAAAACTGATAGCAACTAA
- a CDS encoding M48 family metalloprotease has protein sequence MNHFNRQSILGNAPMTQGKKCKSAACSMALSSAIKLALSAILMTMTTAAMSENSLNNANTSSKAMASNYNSWQTTGSEELNLPNLRGQGLSFAEQYQNKLLGEWSLRNVNGRIKMEHDPWIQETVKDMTWRLNAQARQQAPMGLVIIDNPSINAFAAPGGVIGLNTGTILAASSMDELASVVAHEVAHISQRHYESGADERKKALLMQIGGMLAAIAASAVDGDAAAAVMMGSQTATMNSTMAFSRNNEREADRVGMQIMTQAGYDPRAMPRFFATMNQRSQLNQVENRFLPSFVRSHPLSNERLSEAQSRAQHYPSLSLNQQQRHQALFDLLYWRVQSTGKHASETVLMTAAKNSIGAKLALMNWYGEQQRFTEASDLLAEINRLPPTQRQNLEPLLSITHSQILTEQNKWSQAADVLASQQRVYPERRDLRLYLAEALTNSNQPIKAQALLKPLTEQQPSDRYAWQSLQLANEKLAKMTDSASLKNIATINALRYRSHDQLWSSRYESALTSLTQAKQLAEKLQTTAQASSARPLLANINAEIKAVKTAKDFEP, from the coding sequence TTGAACCATTTTAATAGACAATCGATACTTGGTAATGCGCCCATGACTCAGGGAAAAAAATGTAAAAGTGCCGCGTGTTCGATGGCATTATCGAGCGCTATTAAATTGGCGTTGTCGGCGATACTAATGACGATGACCACTGCTGCCATGAGCGAGAATAGTCTTAATAATGCTAATACGAGCAGCAAAGCGATGGCATCCAATTATAATTCATGGCAAACCACCGGCTCAGAAGAGCTAAATCTGCCCAATTTGCGCGGACAAGGCTTGAGCTTCGCTGAGCAATATCAAAATAAATTGCTCGGCGAATGGTCGTTACGGAACGTCAATGGTCGTATCAAAATGGAGCATGATCCTTGGATTCAAGAAACGGTCAAAGACATGACTTGGCGTCTCAATGCGCAAGCAAGGCAGCAAGCGCCGATGGGTTTGGTTATCATTGATAACCCAAGTATCAATGCCTTTGCAGCACCAGGCGGTGTCATTGGACTCAATACAGGGACGATTCTGGCCGCTAGCAGTATGGATGAGCTTGCCAGTGTGGTGGCGCATGAAGTTGCTCACATCAGTCAGCGCCATTATGAAAGTGGTGCTGATGAGCGCAAAAAGGCCTTGCTGATGCAGATAGGCGGTATGCTGGCTGCGATTGCAGCATCGGCGGTCGATGGTGATGCAGCGGCGGCAGTGATGATGGGTAGCCAAACGGCAACGATGAACAGCACGATGGCATTTAGTCGAAATAATGAGCGCGAGGCCGATCGGGTGGGCATGCAAATCATGACCCAAGCAGGCTACGACCCAAGGGCGATGCCGCGATTCTTTGCCACGATGAACCAACGTAGCCAGCTCAACCAAGTTGAAAATCGATTTTTACCAAGCTTCGTACGCTCGCATCCACTGAGTAACGAGCGCTTAAGTGAAGCACAAAGTCGTGCCCAGCATTATCCCTCACTGTCACTAAATCAGCAGCAGCGCCATCAGGCGTTGTTTGATCTGCTCTATTGGCGTGTCCAAAGTACGGGTAAACACGCCTCAGAGACAGTGCTAATGACGGCTGCTAAAAATAGCATAGGTGCCAAATTGGCTTTGATGAACTGGTATGGCGAACAGCAACGCTTTACAGAGGCAAGCGATTTACTGGCTGAAATCAATCGACTGCCGCCTACGCAGCGCCAAAATTTAGAGCCTTTACTATCGATTACTCATAGCCAAATTCTAACGGAGCAGAATAAATGGTCACAAGCGGCGGACGTATTAGCCAGCCAGCAGCGTGTTTATCCTGAGCGTCGTGATCTGCGTCTTTATTTGGCAGAAGCGCTTACCAATAGCAATCAGCCCATCAAAGCCCAAGCGTTGCTTAAACCACTGACCGAGCAGCAGCCAAGCGACCGTTATGCTTGGCAAAGTCTGCAACTGGCCAATGAAAAACTGGCAAAAATGACCGACTCTGCGTCCCTGAAAAATATTGCCACCATTAACGCGCTACGCTATCGCAGTCATGACCAACTATGGAGTAGTCGTTACGAGAGTGCGTTGACGTCACTGACCCAAGCCAAACAACTGGCGGAAAAACTACAAACCACGGCTCAAGCCAGTAGCGCCCGTCCATTGCTTGCCAATATCAATGCAGAAATCAAAGCAGTAAAAACCGCCAAAGACTTTGAGCCTTAG
- a CDS encoding GatB/YqeY domain-containing protein: MSQLKQTLSDNVKVSMKARELERVKVLRNVQAVIKQIEIDRQIELDDAQVLDILQKQLKQRHESLNIFTENNRDDLATKEQFEIDIINEFMPKQMDDAELAALVNAEIAAQGATSMRDMGSVMGVLKNKTAGRADPALISKLVKDALQG, encoded by the coding sequence ATGAGCCAACTGAAACAGACTTTATCAGACAATGTCAAAGTGTCTATGAAAGCGCGTGAGCTTGAGCGTGTCAAAGTACTGCGTAACGTGCAAGCGGTTATCAAGCAAATTGAGATTGACCGTCAAATAGAGCTTGATGATGCGCAAGTCTTAGATATACTGCAAAAGCAGCTAAAACAACGCCATGAGTCGTTGAATATTTTTACCGAAAACAATCGTGATGATCTGGCAACCAAAGAGCAGTTTGAGATTGATATCATCAATGAATTTATGCCAAAACAAATGGATGATGCTGAACTTGCGGCCTTGGTCAATGCGGAAATCGCTGCACAAGGCGCAACCTCTATGCGTGACATGGGCAGTGTGATGGGTGTATTAAAGAACAAAACCGCAGGACGCGCAGACCCTGCGCTCATCTCTAAGCTGGTGAAAGATGCGCTGCAAGGCTAG
- the rpsU gene encoding 30S ribosomal protein S21, producing MPAVKVKENEPVDIAIRRFKRACEKAGVLSDVRKREFYEKPTQVRKRKKAAAVKRYKKKLQRETIRTTRMY from the coding sequence ATGCCTGCAGTTAAGGTTAAAGAAAACGAACCAGTTGACATCGCTATCCGTCGTTTCAAGCGTGCTTGCGAAAAAGCTGGCGTATTATCAGACGTACGTAAGCGTGAGTTTTATGAAAAACCAACGCAAGTACGTAAGCGTAAAAAAGCTGCTGCCGTAAAGCGTTATAAGAAAAAATTACAACGCGAAACTATTCGTACCACTCGTATGTACTAA
- a CDS encoding c-type cytochrome codes for MISKQQRMNKLVLSAISLSALLAITACSGDNAAVEEPAVVNESADTTAVVEDAPIVEPEVVTPEPVADTETTVIEDKPVQEISAEPEVLAADAGAKLYETNCKVCHEGGLLNAPKYGDKAAWEPRLAKGTETLHMHSAKGFNKMPAQATDKVSEAQVYAAVDYMIEAVS; via the coding sequence ATGATAAGTAAACAGCAGCGTATGAATAAACTGGTCTTATCTGCCATTAGTTTAAGTGCGCTATTAGCAATCACTGCTTGTAGTGGTGACAATGCAGCGGTTGAAGAGCCTGCTGTTGTCAATGAATCTGCCGATACAACGGCAGTGGTAGAAGACGCACCTATAGTCGAACCTGAAGTCGTTACACCTGAACCTGTGGCAGATACCGAGACGACGGTCATTGAAGATAAGCCAGTGCAGGAAATCTCCGCGGAGCCTGAAGTGTTGGCTGCGGATGCAGGCGCCAAGCTTTATGAGACCAACTGTAAGGTTTGTCATGAAGGAGGGCTGCTGAACGCGCCGAAATATGGTGATAAAGCCGCGTGGGAGCCGCGTCTGGCTAAAGGCACAGAGACGCTGCACATGCATTCGGCAAAAGGCTTTAATAAGATGCCAGCCCAAGCCACCGATAAGGTCAGTGAAGCCCAAGTTTACGCAGCTGTAGATTACATGATTGAAGCAGTTAGCTGA